A genomic window from Tolypothrix sp. PCC 7910 includes:
- a CDS encoding pitrilysin family protein, whose product MTSTLVKFPRLNAPTLHQLPNGLTIVVEQMPIEAVNLSLWIKVGSAVESDTINGMAHFLEHMIFKGTERLASGEFERRIEERGAVTNAATSQDYTHYYITTAPKDFAELAPLQIDVVLNPSINDDAFERERLVVLEEIRRSEDNPQRRTFRRSMEMAFERLPYRRPVLGPESVISQLQPQQMRDFHGSMYQPQSITAVAVGNLPTAELINIVAQGIAEATSNKNAPLPAYHTPQLPEPAFTEIVRQEFIDESLQQARLVMVWRVPGLQYIDETYALDVLAGVLAHGRTSRLVQDLREERHLVSSISVSNMSNQLQGTFYISAKCAVENLQAVEEAIAQHIRLLHTELVKESEIARVRRRVANRFIFGNETPSDRAGLYGYYQSMLGNLEPAFNYPANIQAQEATDLMQAAQQYLSPDAYGVVVIKPV is encoded by the coding sequence ATGACCTCAACCCTGGTAAAATTTCCTCGTCTCAATGCTCCCACGCTACACCAGCTACCCAACGGTTTAACAATAGTAGTGGAGCAAATGCCGATTGAAGCCGTTAACTTAAGTTTGTGGATTAAGGTTGGCTCGGCGGTAGAATCGGATACCATTAACGGCATGGCTCACTTCTTAGAGCACATGATTTTTAAAGGCACAGAACGCCTAGCTAGTGGCGAGTTTGAACGTCGCATTGAAGAACGGGGAGCCGTTACTAATGCGGCTACTAGTCAAGATTACACTCATTACTACATAACTACTGCTCCCAAAGATTTTGCCGAACTTGCGCCGCTGCAAATAGATGTAGTATTAAATCCCAGTATTAATGATGATGCTTTTGAACGGGAACGCTTGGTAGTACTAGAAGAAATTCGGCGTTCGGAAGATAATCCCCAACGGCGGACTTTTCGGCGGTCGATGGAAATGGCGTTTGAACGGTTACCTTATCGCCGTCCAGTGTTGGGGCCAGAATCGGTGATTTCCCAACTTCAACCCCAGCAGATGCGGGATTTCCACGGGAGTATGTATCAACCCCAGTCGATTACGGCTGTGGCTGTCGGAAATTTACCGACAGCAGAATTAATTAATATTGTTGCCCAAGGAATTGCTGAGGCTACTAGTAACAAAAATGCACCACTTCCTGCTTACCACACACCACAGCTTCCCGAACCTGCGTTTACAGAAATTGTTCGTCAAGAATTTATTGATGAAAGCCTCCAGCAAGCCAGGCTAGTAATGGTATGGCGAGTGCCAGGGTTGCAATATATCGATGAAACTTATGCACTCGATGTTTTAGCGGGAGTTTTAGCCCACGGACGCACCTCAAGGCTAGTGCAGGATTTACGAGAAGAACGGCATTTAGTGTCTTCGATTTCTGTCAGTAATATGAGTAATCAACTGCAAGGCACATTTTATATTTCCGCTAAGTGTGCAGTAGAAAACTTACAAGCAGTAGAAGAAGCGATCGCACAACATATCCGCCTTTTACACACAGAACTAGTTAAAGAATCAGAAATTGCCCGTGTACGCCGACGTGTAGCCAACCGATTTATTTTTGGTAATGAAACACCAAGCGATCGCGCTGGCTTGTATGGTTATTATCAATCCATGTTAGGAAATCTAGAACCAGCCTTTAACTACCCCGCAAACATTCAAGCCCAAGAAGCCACCGACTTAATGCAAGCAGCACAACAATACCTTTCTCCCGATGCGTATGGTGTAGTTGTCATCAAGCCAGTATAG
- a CDS encoding HlyD family secretion protein has protein sequence MHNDPSPDLFRPISSDQFLPAISLWTTLGGLFLIGTVGTALVLAAVTHYNVTVTAPATVRPAGDVRLVQASSEGIVKKILVKENQVVKSGDAIAYIDSSQLETKKSQLLGTVHQNNLQLSQIFAQVKTLQTQITAESNSMQRAIAAAAADLRRNQRDYQDQKITTFTQVQEAEAALELAKEEMKRYQQLGNTGAIAILQIKEKEQAYKAALAKLERAQAGLNPSNAIVTIANERIAQEKAKGESTLATLKKEQAELIRRQVEIQNQINSDQKELTQVSTELQKTVIRTSEAGTILKLEIRNTGQVVRAGDAIAQISPNQAPLVVKARVAAADISKVRLCKATQITQCTQGKVIMRVSAYPYPDYGTLNGAVRGITADAITPQTNSNVAAVPYYEVTIETDKLELIKGNQSYTIQPGMEVTADILAQEETVLTFMLRKARLLTDL, from the coding sequence ATGCATAATGACCCTAGTCCAGACTTGTTTCGCCCGATTAGTAGCGATCAGTTTCTCCCAGCAATTAGTCTTTGGACAACTTTAGGGGGTTTATTTCTTATTGGCACTGTGGGCACAGCCTTGGTTTTGGCTGCGGTAACTCACTACAACGTCACTGTTACAGCACCCGCTACAGTTCGCCCTGCGGGAGATGTACGCTTGGTGCAAGCAAGTAGCGAGGGAATTGTGAAAAAGATTTTGGTGAAAGAAAATCAAGTGGTGAAATCAGGAGATGCGATCGCCTACATTGACTCTTCGCAACTGGAAACTAAAAAAAGTCAGCTTTTAGGTACAGTTCACCAGAATAATTTACAGTTATCACAAATTTTTGCCCAAGTCAAGACGCTACAAACTCAAATTACCGCAGAGTCCAATTCTATGCAACGAGCGATCGCGGCGGCGGCAGCTGACTTGAGACGCAACCAACGAGATTATCAAGACCAAAAAATCACCACTTTCACACAAGTGCAAGAAGCCGAAGCCGCGCTGGAATTAGCTAAGGAGGAAATGAAGCGATATCAGCAACTAGGAAATACAGGTGCGATCGCCATTCTGCAAATTAAGGAGAAAGAACAGGCTTATAAAGCAGCATTAGCTAAACTTGAACGTGCTCAAGCTGGACTTAACCCTAGTAATGCGATTGTGACAATCGCTAATGAACGCATTGCCCAAGAAAAGGCTAAAGGGGAATCGACATTAGCAACTTTGAAGAAAGAACAAGCAGAACTAATTCGCCGTCAAGTTGAAATCCAAAACCAGATAAATAGTGACCAAAAAGAATTAACACAGGTTTCTACAGAACTGCAAAAAACCGTCATTCGTACCTCAGAGGCGGGTACGATTTTGAAGCTGGAAATTAGAAATACTGGACAGGTGGTACGTGCGGGAGATGCGATCGCGCAAATTTCCCCTAATCAAGCGCCTTTGGTTGTGAAAGCCCGTGTAGCTGCTGCTGATATTAGTAAAGTGCGCTTATGTAAAGCTACTCAGATAACGCAATGTACCCAGGGTAAAGTTATTATGCGGGTTTCTGCCTATCCTTACCCGGATTATGGCACGCTCAATGGTGCTGTTCGAGGCATTACAGCTGATGCAATTACACCCCAAACTAATAGTAATGTTGCAGCTGTACCTTACTATGAAGTAACAATCGAGACGGATAAACTGGAGCTAATTAAAGGTAATCAATCCTATACAATTCAGCCAGGTATGGAAGTAACAGCCGATATTCTTGCCCAGGAAGAAACGGTATTGACATTTATGTTAAGAAAAGCCAGGTTACTAACAGATTTATAG
- a CDS encoding fructosamine kinase family protein: MWTEIDAHISRVTGEKFQSQQKRSVSGGCINQGYAVSDDERTYFVKLNQASQVAMFEAEALGLEEMLNTASIRVPKPLCWGTAGNSGYIVLDWLEMGGGNTQSWQEMGRKLAAMHKATSAQGFGWKINNTIGSTPQINTWTADWAEFYGKHRLGYQFQLARRRGGSFPKQEKLLAAIPELLADHQVEPALVHGDLWGGNAGCTVSGEPVIFDPATYFGDREVDIAMTELFGGFPAAFYQGYNEVFPLDAGYEQRKTLYNLYHIINHFNLFGGGYGSQANRMIDQILR; encoded by the coding sequence ATGTGGACAGAAATTGATGCCCATATTAGCAGGGTAACTGGTGAAAAATTTCAGAGTCAGCAAAAGCGTTCTGTGAGTGGTGGGTGTATTAACCAAGGCTATGCTGTCTCTGATGATGAACGCACTTACTTTGTGAAGCTAAATCAAGCATCTCAAGTTGCCATGTTTGAGGCTGAGGCGCTGGGGTTAGAGGAAATGCTGAATACGGCTAGTATTCGCGTTCCAAAACCCTTGTGCTGGGGTACTGCTGGCAATTCTGGCTACATTGTGTTGGATTGGCTGGAAATGGGCGGAGGTAATACACAATCCTGGCAAGAAATGGGGCGGAAGCTAGCAGCAATGCATAAAGCAACTAGCGCTCAAGGTTTTGGTTGGAAAATAAACAATACGATTGGTTCTACGCCCCAAATCAACACATGGACAGCAGATTGGGCAGAATTTTATGGGAAACATCGCTTGGGTTATCAATTTCAATTAGCGAGGCGACGAGGCGGGAGTTTTCCCAAGCAAGAGAAGTTATTAGCTGCTATTCCCGAATTATTGGCAGATCATCAGGTGGAACCCGCCTTAGTACATGGCGATTTATGGGGAGGAAACGCTGGGTGTACGGTTTCGGGAGAACCAGTGATATTTGATCCTGCAACTTATTTTGGCGATCGCGAAGTTGATATCGCTATGACAGAATTATTTGGTGGTTTCCCAGCCGCTTTTTATCAAGGTTATAACGAAGTCTTTCCTTTAGATGCAGGTTATGAGCAGAGAAAAACCCTCTATAACCTCTATCACATTATTAATCACTTCAATTTATTTGGCGGCGGTTATGGTTCTCAAGCCAACCGGATGATTGACCAAATTTT
- the crtD gene encoding C-3',4' desaturase CrtD, which yields MPSLSLDKKASRVIVVGAGIGGLTAGALLAHKGYSVLILDQALVPGGCASTFKRRGFTFDVGATQVAGLEPGGIHHRIFSELGIDLPAATPCDPACAVYLPGESTPINVWRDREKWREERQRQFPGSEPFWQFLATLFQASWEFQGRDPVLPPRNLWDLWQLTQAVRPSTLITVPFTLFTVGDALRLYGLGNDQRLRTFLDLQLKLYSQVNAEETALLYAATALSVSQLPQGLFHLQGSMQVLSDRLVESLERDGGKLLLRHTVEKITVANGQANAVTIRNQQSGEVWTETADHIITNVTVQNLVQLLGDAAPAGYKQRVEKLPPSSGAFVVYLGVDASAIPPECPPHLQFLYNADGPIGENNSLFVSVSHPGDGRAPEGKATIIASSFVDTRRWWQTENYEELKQQYTEEAIARLAKFFYLKPETIIHQEAATPRTFAHFTARDRGIVGGIGQRIPTFGPFGFANRTPIKRLWLVGDSTHPGEGTAGVSYSALTVVRQILNS from the coding sequence ATGCCCAGTCTATCGCTTGACAAAAAAGCATCTCGTGTCATTGTCGTCGGTGCAGGAATAGGTGGGCTAACTGCTGGCGCATTATTAGCCCATAAAGGTTACAGCGTTTTAATCTTAGACCAAGCCCTTGTACCTGGGGGTTGTGCTTCTACGTTTAAACGCCGAGGATTTACATTTGATGTGGGAGCAACCCAAGTCGCTGGTTTAGAACCTGGGGGGATTCATCACCGGATTTTCTCAGAATTGGGAATAGATTTACCTGCAGCCACACCTTGCGATCCGGCTTGTGCGGTTTATCTCCCTGGGGAATCGACACCGATCAACGTCTGGCGCGATCGCGAAAAATGGCGAGAAGAACGCCAACGACAATTTCCTGGTAGCGAACCATTCTGGCAATTTTTAGCCACTCTATTTCAAGCTAGCTGGGAGTTTCAAGGACGCGATCCGGTGCTACCGCCACGTAATTTATGGGATTTGTGGCAGCTAACTCAGGCGGTACGTCCCAGTACATTAATTACTGTGCCCTTTACTTTATTTACTGTGGGCGATGCTTTACGGCTATATGGATTAGGTAACGACCAACGCTTACGGACTTTCTTAGATTTACAACTGAAGCTGTATTCCCAAGTCAATGCAGAAGAAACAGCCTTACTTTATGCAGCCACAGCGTTGAGTGTTTCCCAACTCCCCCAAGGATTATTTCACCTCCAGGGTAGTATGCAAGTCTTAAGCGATCGCCTGGTAGAATCCCTGGAAAGAGATGGCGGTAAATTATTGCTGCGCCACACTGTCGAAAAAATTACCGTCGCTAATGGTCAAGCCAACGCCGTCACTATTCGCAATCAACAAAGCGGCGAAGTCTGGACAGAAACAGCAGACCATATAATTACCAATGTCACTGTGCAAAACCTCGTCCAACTTTTAGGCGACGCAGCACCAGCAGGTTATAAGCAGCGAGTCGAAAAATTACCCCCATCATCAGGGGCGTTTGTCGTCTATTTAGGTGTAGATGCTAGCGCCATTCCCCCGGAATGCCCGCCACACCTGCAATTTTTATACAACGCCGACGGGCCGATTGGTGAAAATAATTCTTTATTTGTCTCCGTTAGCCATCCCGGAGATGGTCGCGCCCCAGAAGGAAAAGCCACAATTATTGCTTCATCCTTTGTAGATACACGTAGATGGTGGCAGACAGAGAATTACGAAGAACTGAAGCAGCAATATACAGAAGAAGCGATCGCCCGCCTAGCAAAATTCTTCTACCTCAAACCCGAAACCATCATTCACCAAGAAGCCGCCACACCCCGCACCTTTGCTCATTTCACAGCACGCGATCGCGGTATAGTGGGCGGTATCGGGCAACGTATCCCCACCTTCGGCCCTTTTGGTTTTGCCAATCGCACACCAATCAAGCGCCTCTGGTTAGTCGGCGACTCTACCCACCCCGGCGAAGGAACAGCCGGAGTCAGTTACTCAGCGCTAACTGTCGTGCGGCAAATATTAAATAGCTGA
- a CDS encoding chromosome segregation ATPase encodes MTERDITDSWSRGRARDQDEMARLSETQQFGEPHLFGIPATGSNSKSVKRQTDNHSEELPFNNQSEKTISPNYVFSKLPRWMQNWVLWLVLLMLVPGGIGFLAMAMLLKLPTAPNCPKIFWPLASESVRLHCAQLAASKQTVTDLLQAINLVKQLPKNHPLRGEADRFIERWSKDILQLADQSFQAGKLDEAIATAKKVPNDLPAYSAVEQQVDKWQSIWSKAEGIYQEAEGELRQRNWQSAFMLSAKLLRIDNKYWATTKYDELNRIIATAREDGEKLAKADSLAKSGVADQILEAIKLAESVSPTSYIYQKAQELIPQYGRKMLDLAQAKLDKRDADTALDIVRQIPENTGLQTEVEDFISLAEAQRSAWLGTIDGLQTAISQAQQIDVSRAVYDKAQQLIARWQLEIEDVARLDKARTLASQGTISDLSAAIAQAQLIPSGNPRASEARQAAGRWQAEVETIQDKPYLDRADQIALMDDVNSLQAAIAEASQIRNGRALYSEARRKIRNWTAKIERIQDQPYLDQAKDLAQRGDLNGAINAAQSIASSGRALSGEAQEAIDDWRVQIRAKENWQKARDAALPGTAEALVNAIQLAQQVPRRSILRLDANVAIDQWSQQLLDIARSLGQSDMYRGIETAKLIPRGTSAYSAAQEQIKTWRSFLNPEPAPAVPEILSPSPTTTGQ; translated from the coding sequence ATGACAGAGCGGGATATTACAGACAGTTGGTCCCGAGGCAGAGCCAGAGATCAGGATGAAATGGCGAGATTATCCGAAACACAACAATTCGGAGAACCTCATTTATTTGGTATTCCAGCTACTGGTTCTAACTCTAAGTCAGTGAAGCGGCAAACAGATAATCATTCCGAAGAATTACCTTTTAATAATCAGTCAGAAAAAACGATTTCACCCAATTATGTATTCAGTAAATTGCCCCGCTGGATGCAAAATTGGGTGTTGTGGTTAGTATTATTAATGTTGGTTCCTGGGGGGATAGGATTCCTGGCAATGGCAATGTTGTTAAAGTTGCCAACAGCCCCTAACTGCCCCAAAATTTTCTGGCCTTTGGCTAGTGAGTCAGTACGGCTGCACTGCGCGCAGTTAGCGGCTTCTAAACAAACAGTAACTGACTTACTGCAAGCGATCAATTTAGTGAAGCAATTGCCAAAAAACCATCCCTTGCGGGGAGAAGCCGATCGCTTTATTGAACGGTGGTCTAAGGATATTTTGCAACTAGCCGATCAAAGTTTTCAAGCTGGAAAATTAGATGAAGCGATCGCCACTGCCAAAAAAGTACCTAACGATTTACCTGCTTATAGCGCTGTAGAACAACAAGTAGATAAATGGCAGTCGATTTGGTCAAAGGCAGAGGGTATTTATCAAGAAGCGGAAGGCGAACTGCGGCAAAGAAATTGGCAGTCAGCTTTTATGCTATCTGCCAAATTGTTGCGTATTGATAATAAATACTGGGCAACTACTAAATACGACGAATTAAATCGCATTATTGCCACAGCTAGGGAAGATGGCGAAAAATTAGCAAAAGCCGATAGTTTAGCTAAAAGTGGGGTAGCAGATCAGATACTCGAAGCGATCAAGCTAGCGGAGTCAGTTAGTCCCACTAGTTACATATATCAAAAAGCTCAAGAGTTAATTCCCCAATACGGACGCAAGATGCTGGATTTGGCTCAGGCTAAGTTAGATAAGCGAGATGCAGATACAGCACTAGATATCGTCCGCCAAATTCCGGAAAATACAGGACTACAAACGGAAGTTGAAGATTTTATCAGCTTGGCTGAAGCCCAAAGAAGTGCTTGGCTAGGTACTATTGATGGTTTACAGACAGCAATTTCCCAAGCGCAGCAAATTGATGTTTCTAGGGCTGTGTATGATAAAGCACAGCAATTAATTGCCCGTTGGCAGTTGGAAATTGAAGATGTTGCCCGTTTAGACAAGGCGCGTACACTAGCTAGCCAAGGCACAATTAGCGATTTAAGTGCGGCGATCGCCCAAGCTCAGCTTATCCCTAGTGGTAACCCCCGTGCTAGCGAAGCCAGACAGGCAGCCGGACGTTGGCAAGCCGAAGTAGAGACTATCCAAGACAAACCTTACTTGGATCGTGCCGATCAGATTGCATTAATGGATGATGTCAACTCCTTGCAAGCGGCGATCGCAGAAGCTAGTCAAATCCGTAATGGTCGAGCATTATACTCGGAAGCACGCAGAAAAATCCGTAATTGGACAGCAAAAATTGAGCGAATTCAAGACCAGCCTTATTTAGATCAAGCAAAAGACTTAGCGCAACGAGGTGATTTAAATGGGGCGATTAACGCGGCTCAATCCATAGCATCATCAGGACGCGCACTTTCTGGTGAGGCTCAAGAAGCAATAGACGACTGGCGAGTGCAAATCCGCGCCAAAGAAAATTGGCAAAAAGCGCGGGATGCAGCTCTACCTGGAACAGCAGAAGCCTTGGTAAACGCAATACAACTGGCACAACAAGTTCCCCGACGCAGTATCTTACGTTTGGATGCTAACGTCGCCATTGACCAGTGGAGTCAGCAATTGTTAGATATCGCCCGATCTCTAGGACAATCTGATATGTACAGAGGCATTGAGACTGCGAAGCTAATTCCTAGAGGTACTTCTGCTTATAGTGCGGCACAAGAGCAAATTAAAACTTGGCGATCATTTCTTAACCCTGAACCTGCGCCAGCTGTGCCGGAAATTTTGTCACCTTCTCCAACTACGACAGGTCAGTAG
- a CDS encoding pentapeptide repeat-containing protein, producing MSIKPGILIKQPVSVFSKRLNVNFGNGFTALTKAVVNGLTGNVSNVPENLVEMGAAVGLAKEPGEIAWLLIFRSLIQAMASLVDDNQDLLKKVDNDEIETIVKHRLENCLQNLEATELTIDSNFFAHPEELGIVPAIKEPFRQWLTEFVTTTADAEAISNRLPTEFVYSLIEEWKKNSDKYTVLQNELNTPFIKAGEREQAWQRYSIWLQKQVNERMFSEAFTLEQVYVPLRAYYEIKIVDEDDDNFAIGGRQNYKQDKNTERIVVDLQAELQTWLDEADKNDAIRVISGGPGSGKSSFSKIFAASQAKIGKIFVLFIPLHLFDPEDDLVNGIGKFINDLRDIPLPPNPLDKENKVEKLLIIFDGLDELAMQGKMGEEVAQKFLSEVQRQVTTFNHVQTRLQVLISGRELVIQKNQSDFRKYKQILHVLPYFIDKEERKQNNYIDDQYLLEQDQRQIWWHTYGKASGRGYDSLPLELDEGRLKEITSQPLLNYLVALSFVRGAVKFSANSNLNEIYADLLTAVYQRRWGNDNPVIRGIEEKDFIRILESIAVAAWHGGDVRVTTVSEIEENCDSNLLERILNIFKQDKKASLTRLLTAFYFRQRGLKRNEETFEFTHKSFGEYLTARRIVQELKLINKQLKANQEDSDYGWNKLQALERWAKLCGSTAIDDYIFNFIVDEIRLQQDKYQIDVVEWQRTMCDLISYMLKNGMPMEKLHLPTFQQANRQARNAEAALLAVLNACARTTTHLSYIDWHLSIIKNSSEDRESYFKDFAIWISRLRWQKINFDNDVFCLNYLSFLDLHNCILIYQDFYKANFEQANLVRTDLEGVNLQWANLFKVNLFKANLFKANLVRSNLLGANLEGVNLNGANLERANLVETNLVGANLVGANLVEANLVEANLEGANLEGANLFRANLQRANLKAANLKGADLRAANLKGADLRAANRQQANLQGANVRDTILEGKI from the coding sequence ATGAGCATTAAACCTGGAATTCTCATCAAGCAGCCTGTTTCCGTTTTCAGCAAGCGTCTTAATGTTAACTTCGGGAATGGTTTTACAGCACTAACCAAAGCTGTAGTGAACGGGTTGACTGGTAATGTGAGCAACGTCCCCGAAAATTTGGTAGAGATGGGTGCTGCTGTTGGCTTGGCTAAAGAACCGGGAGAAATAGCTTGGCTGTTAATTTTTCGTTCTTTAATTCAAGCAATGGCTAGTTTAGTAGATGACAATCAGGATTTACTCAAAAAAGTTGATAATGATGAGATTGAGACTATAGTTAAACACCGTTTAGAAAATTGTCTCCAAAATTTAGAAGCCACAGAATTAACAATTGACAGCAATTTTTTTGCTCATCCTGAAGAATTAGGTATTGTTCCAGCTATCAAAGAACCTTTTCGCCAGTGGTTAACAGAATTTGTCACCACGACAGCAGATGCAGAAGCAATTAGTAATCGTCTTCCTACAGAGTTTGTCTATTCACTCATTGAGGAATGGAAGAAGAATAGCGATAAATATACAGTTTTACAAAATGAACTAAATACACCATTTATTAAAGCAGGTGAAAGAGAACAAGCTTGGCAACGTTACTCTATATGGTTGCAAAAACAAGTTAATGAACGAATGTTTTCTGAAGCATTTACTCTGGAACAGGTATATGTTCCTCTCCGCGCTTACTATGAAATCAAAATTGTAGATGAAGATGATGATAATTTTGCGATTGGAGGAAGACAGAATTACAAACAAGATAAAAACACAGAACGAATTGTTGTTGATTTACAAGCAGAACTACAAACTTGGTTAGACGAAGCTGATAAAAATGATGCTATCCGGGTAATTAGTGGCGGGCCAGGAAGTGGTAAATCTTCATTCTCTAAAATTTTTGCAGCTTCACAGGCAAAGATAGGCAAAATTTTCGTTTTATTTATTCCCTTACATCTATTTGACCCAGAAGATGATTTAGTAAATGGTATCGGCAAGTTTATTAATGACTTGCGCGATATCCCTTTACCACCCAATCCGTTGGATAAAGAAAACAAAGTAGAAAAATTACTAATAATTTTTGATGGTTTAGATGAATTAGCTATGCAGGGAAAGATGGGTGAGGAAGTTGCTCAAAAGTTTTTGAGTGAAGTCCAAAGACAAGTCACTACATTTAATCATGTTCAAACTCGTTTGCAGGTTTTAATTAGTGGAAGAGAATTAGTTATTCAAAAAAATCAAAGTGATTTTCGTAAATATAAGCAAATTCTTCATGTTCTTCCCTATTTTATAGATAAGGAAGAAAGAAAGCAGAATAATTATATTGATGACCAATATTTATTAGAGCAAGACCAAAGGCAAATTTGGTGGCATACATACGGTAAAGCAAGCGGTCGTGGATATGACAGCTTACCCCTCGAATTAGATGAGGGACGTTTGAAAGAAATTACTTCCCAGCCGTTATTAAATTACTTAGTTGCTTTGAGTTTTGTTCGCGGTGCAGTTAAATTTTCTGCTAATAGCAATCTCAATGAAATTTATGCAGATTTACTCACAGCGGTTTATCAACGACGTTGGGGTAATGATAATCCAGTAATTAGAGGTATTGAAGAAAAAGATTTTATTCGCATTCTAGAAAGCATTGCTGTTGCTGCTTGGCATGGAGGAGATGTTAGGGTAACTACAGTTTCAGAAATTGAAGAAAATTGTGACAGTAATCTTCTAGAACGAATATTAAATATATTTAAACAAGATAAAAAAGCTAGCTTAACTCGTCTCTTAACTGCTTTCTATTTCCGTCAACGTGGTTTAAAACGTAATGAAGAGACTTTTGAATTTACTCACAAAAGCTTTGGTGAGTATTTAACAGCAAGGCGTATTGTACAGGAATTAAAACTCATCAATAAACAGTTAAAGGCTAACCAAGAAGATTCAGATTATGGATGGAATAAGCTACAAGCTTTAGAGCGCTGGGCAAAGTTATGTGGTTCAACTGCTATCGATGATTATATTTTTAACTTTATTGTGGATGAAATTCGGTTACAGCAAGATAAATATCAGATTGATGTTGTTGAATGGCAGCGAACAATGTGTGACCTGATAAGTTATATGCTAAAAAATGGAATGCCAATGGAGAAATTACATTTACCCACTTTTCAGCAAGCAAATCGGCAAGCACGTAATGCTGAAGCAGCTTTATTAGCTGTATTAAATGCTTGTGCTAGGACAACAACCCATCTTTCTTATATTGATTGGCACTTATCCATTATTAAAAATTCATCAGAAGATAGAGAAAGCTATTTTAAAGATTTTGCTATTTGGATATCTAGATTGCGCTGGCAGAAAATTAATTTTGATAATGATGTCTTCTGCTTAAATTATTTGAGTTTTTTAGATTTGCACAATTGTATTCTCATATATCAAGATTTTTATAAAGCAAATTTTGAACAAGCAAATCTTGTCAGAACAGATTTGGAAGGGGTGAATCTTCAATGGGCGAATCTTTTCAAAGTAAATCTTTTTAAGGCAAATCTTTTTAAGGCAAATCTTGTTAGATCGAATCTTTTAGGAGCTAATCTTGAGGGGGTAAATCTTAATGGTGCAAATCTGGAACGGGCGAATCTTGTCGAGACAAACCTTGTAGGTGCGAATCTTGTAGGAGCCAATCTTGTAGAGGCTAATCTTGTAGAGGCTAATCTTGAGGGCGCAAACCTTGAAGGTGCTAATCTTTTCAGAGCGAATCTTCAAAGGGCGAATCTTAAAGCAGCAAATCTTAAAGGAGCAGATCTAAGAGCAGCAAATCTTAAAGGAGCAGATCTAAGAGCAGCAAATCGTCAACAGGCAAATCTTCAAGGCGCAAATGTTCGCGATACCATTCTGGAAGGCAAAATCTAA
- the hslO gene encoding Hsp33 family molecular chaperone HslO, whose translation MADQLIRATAADGGIRAVGVITTRLTEEARQRHKLSYVATAALGRTMAAGLLMASSMKRPGSRVNVRVKGDGPLSGILVDAGLDGTVRGYVGNPSIELPPNAKGKLDVGGAVGKGFLYVVRDIGYGYPYSSTVELISGEIGDDVAHYLVSSEQTPSAMVLGVFVGASGVTAAGGLLVQVLPKAARDEALVATLESRVATLSGFTPLLQAGKTLPEIFTDLLGDMGLKIFPESQILRFHCGCSFDRMLGALKILGEAELQDMIVKDDGAEATCDFCGRVYQASSDQLAQLIVDLQTESSVSG comes from the coding sequence ATGGCGGATCAATTAATTCGCGCCACGGCAGCCGACGGTGGGATTAGAGCCGTAGGTGTGATCACTACGCGCCTCACAGAAGAAGCAAGACAACGTCACAAGCTATCTTATGTGGCAACAGCAGCACTGGGGCGGACTATGGCAGCAGGCTTGTTGATGGCTTCTAGTATGAAGCGGCCAGGCTCTAGGGTAAATGTCCGGGTGAAAGGTGACGGCCCATTGAGTGGCATTTTGGTAGATGCTGGATTAGATGGTACAGTCCGTGGCTACGTAGGTAACCCATCTATAGAATTACCACCAAACGCTAAGGGTAAGTTAGATGTTGGTGGTGCAGTAGGTAAGGGTTTTCTTTACGTTGTGCGGGATATCGGTTATGGTTACCCTTACTCTAGTACGGTAGAACTGATTTCTGGTGAAATTGGTGATGATGTTGCCCATTACTTAGTAAGTTCCGAACAAACACCTTCAGCTATGGTTTTAGGTGTATTTGTGGGAGCAAGTGGGGTAACTGCTGCTGGGGGCTTGTTAGTGCAGGTTTTACCCAAAGCCGCTAGAGATGAAGCTTTAGTAGCAACATTGGAATCACGGGTAGCGACCTTATCAGGATTCACACCATTATTGCAAGCAGGCAAGACTTTGCCAGAAATCTTCACAGATTTGCTGGGAGATATGGGGCTGAAAATATTTCCCGAAAGCCAAATTCTGCGCTTCCACTGCGGTTGCTCTTTTGACCGGATGTTAGGAGCATTAAAAATCTTGGGAGAAGCTGAACTACAAGATATGATCGTGAAAGATGATGGCGCTGAGGCAACTTGCGACTTTTGCGGCCGAGTTTACCAGGCAAGCAGCGATCAGTTGGCTCAGTTAATTGTCGATTTGCAGACGGAATCTTCGGTCTCTGGTTAG